In Salmonella enterica subsp. enterica serovar Typhimurium str. LT2, a single window of DNA contains:
- a CDS encoding putative cytoplasmic protein: MDPRLLEYYNRELSYLRETGAEFATLHPKIAARLGMQGTDIADPYVERMIEAFSFLSARTQLKIDAEFPRFTQRLLEVVSPNYVTPTPSMAVVKLYPDTQEGDLAKGVTVPRDTAFVSPIPEGENTACQFRSSQDVTLWPLSIEEVRLTAAPPDMPALHRYLPPNIHVAGALRITLRTFGELTFSELAGPARLPFYLCGEERIASHLFELLHTSAVATLAGEPGHFDGELNVNLQHPVAHEGLEPGQGLLPLAWNVFHGHNLLHEFFACPERFYFFTPTGLSAGLQKVQGNVAEIVILLNRLPPDWLIHQTDAAQFSLFCTPVINLFPRTTTRIEVTHSVTEQHLVVDRTRPLDYEVFSVQEVEGLEAETTRKMIFRPLYHTRNNDEGNHGRYFSLRREPRRSSENARRYGTRTPYTGSEVFLSLVDQHEAPYPENLRHITVTAMVTNRDLPCLIPRNGRDDLTVDAAIPVAGVGLIRPPRPPQPPLAEREMAWRLIRQLSFNYLPLADLDHRTGGQALRDLLNLFIPAHDSPQSRQVRSLIGCKTTPVTRRLPGSGLLVYGRGVSCELTVDEEGFSGISPYLFGLVLEHYIARHVSINTFSQMTLHSMQRGHVMTWPVRTGQRGSV; the protein is encoded by the coding sequence ATGGATCCACGGCTACTGGAGTATTACAACCGCGAACTGAGCTACCTGCGGGAGACCGGTGCTGAGTTCGCCACCCTCCATCCCAAAATTGCCGCCCGACTGGGGATGCAGGGAACCGATATTGCCGACCCGTATGTGGAACGCATGATCGAGGCGTTCAGCTTTCTGAGCGCCCGCACTCAGCTAAAAATTGACGCCGAGTTTCCCCGCTTCACACAGCGGTTACTGGAAGTCGTCAGCCCCAATTACGTCACCCCCACGCCATCGATGGCAGTGGTAAAGCTGTATCCCGATACGCAGGAAGGCGACCTGGCGAAAGGGGTCACCGTGCCGCGCGATACCGCGTTCGTTTCCCCCATCCCGGAAGGCGAAAATACCGCCTGCCAGTTTCGCAGCAGCCAGGACGTCACGCTGTGGCCGCTGTCCATCGAGGAGGTACGCCTGACCGCCGCGCCGCCGGATATGCCCGCCCTGCACCGCTATCTGCCGCCTAATATTCATGTCGCCGGGGCATTGCGCATCACCCTGCGAACCTTCGGGGAACTGACTTTCAGCGAGCTGGCCGGTCCGGCACGGCTGCCCTTTTACCTCTGCGGCGAAGAACGCATTGCGTCACACCTGTTTGAGCTGCTACATACCAGCGCCGTCGCCACACTGGCCGGTGAACCCGGTCACTTTGACGGCGAACTGAATGTGAATCTTCAACACCCGGTGGCGCACGAAGGGCTGGAGCCAGGGCAGGGGCTGCTACCGCTCGCCTGGAACGTGTTTCACGGCCATAATCTGCTGCATGAATTTTTCGCCTGTCCGGAACGGTTTTACTTCTTCACCCCGACCGGATTGTCTGCCGGGTTACAAAAGGTGCAGGGCAATGTGGCGGAAATTGTCATACTGCTTAACCGCCTGCCGCCGGACTGGCTGATTCATCAGACGGACGCTGCACAGTTCAGCCTGTTCTGTACGCCGGTGATCAACCTGTTTCCTCGCACCACCACCCGGATTGAAGTCACTCACAGCGTGACGGAACAGCATCTGGTGGTGGATCGTACCCGTCCGCTGGATTACGAGGTGTTTTCTGTTCAGGAAGTCGAAGGCCTGGAAGCGGAAACCACACGGAAGATGATTTTTCGTCCGCTGTATCACACCCGTAATAATGACGAAGGCAACCACGGGCGTTATTTTTCACTGCGTCGTGAACCGCGCCGCTCGTCAGAAAACGCCCGCCGCTATGGCACCCGAACCCCCTATACCGGCTCGGAAGTCTTCCTCTCGCTGGTTGATCAGCATGAAGCGCCCTACCCGGAAAATCTGCGCCATATCACCGTCACGGCAATGGTGACTAACCGCGATCTGCCCTGCCTTATTCCACGTAATGGCCGGGATGATCTGACCGTAGATGCGGCGATTCCGGTGGCGGGCGTGGGTCTTATCAGACCGCCGCGCCCGCCGCAGCCGCCGCTGGCTGAACGCGAAATGGCCTGGCGGCTGATCCGGCAGTTGTCGTTTAATTATCTGCCGCTGGCCGATCTGGATCACCGCACCGGCGGCCAGGCGCTGCGCGATCTGCTGAATCTGTTTATCCCGGCTCACGACAGCCCGCAGTCGCGCCAGGTGCGCAGCCTGATTGGCTGCAAAACCACCCCGGTGACCCGCCGCCTGCCCGGCTCCGGCCTGTTGGTCTATGGCCGGGGCGTCAGTTGCGAACTGACCGTGGACGAAGAAGGATTTTCCGGTATCAGTCCTTACCTGTTCGGTCTGGTGCTGGAACACTATATTGCCCGCCATGTTTCCATTAATACCTTCTCGCAGATGACGCTGCACTCGATGCAACGCGGGCATGTCATGACCTGGCCGGTCAGAACCGGGCAACGGGGGAGCGTATGA
- the yafD gene encoding putative cytoplasmic protein (similar to E. coli orf, hypothetical protein (AAC73314.1); Blastp hit to AAC73314.1 (266 aa), 96% identity in aa 8 - 266) → MRYVAGQPAERILPPGSFASIGQALPAGEPLSNEERIRILVWNIFKQQRAEWLSVLKNYGKDAHLVLLQEAQTTPELVQFATANYLAADQVPAFVLPQHPSGVMTLSAAHPVYCCPLREREPILRLAKSALVTVYPLPDTRLLMVVNVHAVNFSLGVDVYSKQLLPIGDQIAHHSGPVIMAGDFNAWSRPRMNALYRFAREMSLRQVRFTDDQRRRAFGRPLDFVFYRGLNVNEASVLVTRASDHNPLLVEFSPGKPEQ, encoded by the coding sequence ATGCGCTATGTTGCCGGACAGCCCGCCGAGCGGATTTTGCCGCCAGGGTCGTTTGCGAGCATTGGCCAGGCATTGCCCGCCGGGGAACCGCTAAGCAATGAAGAGCGGATCCGTATCCTCGTGTGGAATATATTCAAGCAGCAGCGAGCCGAATGGTTATCGGTGCTGAAGAACTACGGCAAAGATGCGCATCTGGTCCTGTTGCAGGAGGCACAGACGACGCCTGAACTGGTACAGTTTGCCACCGCTAACTATCTTGCCGCCGACCAGGTTCCCGCTTTTGTACTACCTCAGCATCCGTCTGGCGTCATGACGCTTTCTGCCGCCCATCCTGTTTACTGCTGCCCTTTACGGGAAAGAGAACCGATTTTACGTTTGGCGAAATCAGCCCTGGTGACGGTATATCCCTTGCCGGATACCCGTTTATTAATGGTAGTAAATGTTCATGCGGTAAATTTTAGTCTGGGCGTGGACGTATACAGTAAGCAGTTACTTCCGATCGGCGACCAGATTGCGCACCATAGCGGCCCTGTCATTATGGCGGGTGATTTTAATGCCTGGAGCCGCCCACGTATGAATGCGTTGTACCGCTTTGCACGTGAGATGTCGCTGCGCCAGGTGCGTTTCACTGACGATCAGCGCCGTCGTGCGTTTGGACGACCGCTGGATTTTGTTTTTTATCGTGGGTTAAACGTGAATGAAGCCTCCGTACTGGTGACGCGCGCTTCCGATCACAATCCGCTACTCGTTGAATTCAGTCCCGGCAAACCTGAGCAATAA
- a CDS encoding putative cytoplasmic protein — protein sequence MDMSLTKPVSAEQPCGPDPEYDPEYLLLFSRAAPQAEAQYGDFVSTPEAVNWPEIERDARRLLTRSKDIRVLILLLRSRIQQAGAQGLAEMLTQLAELSVIWSDALHPQLLTGEGASAESIEDASLARSNALAALLDHEGVMADIRGITLSNSAALRLQVRDVERALSAPRPADALAPESVRQQLADLEARGALPLAAFREAQESAERLQVWARETLGDLAPDFSRLRQLLALLPDVVQTTTPEIPPSPAPVPDPAGTVMDNAVPARAEDVPPVNAPPGISLPHNAEPGPIRDRNDALERLRCIRRWFESSEPSSPTIPLLRQAERLVGKRFSEVINEIPVELLEKWDALE from the coding sequence ATGGACATGTCCCTGACTAAACCGGTAAGCGCGGAACAACCCTGCGGCCCCGATCCGGAGTACGATCCGGAATACCTGCTGCTGTTCAGCCGCGCCGCCCCCCAGGCGGAGGCGCAATATGGTGATTTTGTCAGTACGCCGGAAGCCGTGAACTGGCCGGAAATTGAACGTGATGCGCGCCGTCTGCTCACGCGCAGTAAGGATATCCGGGTGTTGATCCTGCTGCTGCGCAGTCGCATCCAGCAGGCTGGCGCACAGGGACTGGCGGAAATGCTCACACAACTGGCAGAACTGAGCGTAATCTGGTCTGATGCACTCCATCCACAGCTGCTTACCGGCGAAGGCGCATCCGCAGAATCTATTGAAGATGCGTCGCTGGCGCGCAGTAATGCCCTGGCGGCGCTGCTGGATCACGAAGGCGTGATGGCGGACATTCGCGGTATTACGCTGTCAAACAGTGCCGCCCTGCGCCTACAGGTACGGGATGTGGAGCGCGCGTTATCCGCTCCCCGCCCGGCTGATGCGCTGGCCCCCGAATCCGTCCGCCAGCAACTGGCCGACCTCGAAGCCCGTGGGGCATTACCGCTGGCGGCGTTTCGCGAAGCGCAGGAAAGCGCAGAACGCCTGCAAGTGTGGGCGCGTGAGACATTAGGCGATCTGGCTCCAGATTTTTCACGCCTGCGGCAGTTGTTAGCGCTGCTGCCTGACGTGGTACAGACAACCACACCGGAAATCCCTCCGTCGCCAGCGCCAGTGCCAGACCCCGCAGGCACGGTTATGGATAATGCCGTTCCGGCACGGGCAGAGGATGTGCCGCCTGTCAACGCGCCACCCGGTATATCCCTCCCACACAATGCTGAACCGGGGCCAATTCGCGATCGTAATGATGCGCTGGAACGCCTGCGGTGCATTCGTCGCTGGTTTGAGAGCAGTGAACCCAGTAGCCCGACCATCCCACTGTTACGCCAGGCTGAAAGACTGGTGGGAAAACGGTTCTCGGAGGTGATCAATGAGATCCCGGTGGAGTTGCTGGAGAAGTGGGATGCCCTGGAGTGA
- the rnhA gene encoding RNase HI (ribonuclease HI. (SW:RNH_SALTY)) → MLKQVEIFTDGSCLGNPGPGGYGAILRYRGHEKTFSEGYTLTTNNRMELMAAIVALEALKEHCEVTLSTDSQYVRQGITQWIHNWKKRGWKTAEKKPVKNVDLWKRLDAALGQHQIKWVWVKGHAGHPENERCDELARAAAMNPTQEDSGYQAEA, encoded by the coding sequence ATGCTTAAACAGGTAGAAATTTTCACCGATGGCTCTTGCCTGGGGAATCCAGGGCCTGGTGGTTATGGCGCTATCTTACGCTATCGCGGTCATGAAAAAACGTTTAGTGAAGGTTACACGCTGACCACCAATAACCGTATGGAACTGATGGCGGCGATCGTCGCGCTTGAAGCGTTAAAAGAACATTGCGAAGTAACATTGAGCACCGACAGCCAATATGTGCGGCAAGGAATTACCCAATGGATTCATAACTGGAAGAAACGCGGCTGGAAAACAGCGGAAAAGAAACCCGTAAAAAATGTCGATCTCTGGAAACGTCTCGATGCTGCGTTAGGTCAGCATCAGATCAAATGGGTATGGGTCAAAGGCCATGCAGGCCATCCCGAAAACGAGCGTTGTGATGAACTGGCGCGCGCCGCGGCAATGAATCCCACGCAGGAAGATAGTGGCTACCAGGCGGAAGCTTAG
- the dniR gene encoding transcriptional regulator for nitrite reductase (cytochrome c552) (similar to E. coli transcriptional regulator for nitrite reductase (cytochrome c552) (AAC73316.1); Blastp hit to AAC73316.1 (452 aa), 91% identity in aa 1 - 452) — translation MKAKAILLASVLLVGCQTSQNTGNVQQHAQSLSAAGQGEAGKFTSQARWMDDGTSIAPDQDLWAFIGDELKMGIPENSRIREQKQKYLRNKSYLHDVTLRAEPYMYWIAGQVKKRNMPMELVLLPIVESAFDPHATSGANAAGIWQIIPSTGRNYGLKQTRNYDARRDVVASTTAALDMMQRLNKMFDGDWLLTVAAYNSGEGRVMRAIKANKARGKPTDFWSLSLPRETKLYVPKMLALSEILKNSKRYGVRLPTTDESRALARVRLNSPVEMAQVADMAGMSISKLKTFNAGVKGSTLGVSGPQYVMVPKKHAEQLRESLASGEIDAVQSQLIADNTPLNSRSYKVRSGDTLSGIASRLGVSTKDLQQWNNLRGSRLKIGQSLTVGAGSSAQRLANNSDSITYRVRKGDSLSSIARRHGVNIKDVMRWNHDTDNLQPGDQLTLFVKDNSTPDS, via the coding sequence ATGAAGGCAAAAGCGATATTACTCGCCTCTGTCCTGCTTGTGGGGTGCCAGACGTCTCAGAACACTGGCAACGTCCAACAGCACGCACAGAGCCTTTCTGCAGCTGGTCAAGGGGAAGCAGGAAAGTTTACGAGTCAGGCACGATGGATGGACGACGGAACGTCTATCGCGCCAGATCAGGACTTGTGGGCTTTCATTGGCGACGAGCTAAAGATGGGAATTCCGGAAAACAGCCGGATTCGCGAACAGAAACAGAAGTATTTACGCAATAAGAGCTATCTCCACGATGTAACTTTACGGGCAGAGCCGTATATGTACTGGATAGCGGGGCAGGTTAAGAAACGTAACATGCCTATGGAGCTGGTACTACTACCCATAGTGGAGAGCGCTTTTGATCCTCACGCAACGTCTGGCGCCAATGCCGCAGGCATCTGGCAGATCATACCGAGCACAGGGCGCAATTATGGTTTAAAGCAGACCCGTAATTATGACGCGCGTCGCGATGTTGTAGCCTCTACGACCGCCGCGTTAGACATGATGCAGCGTCTGAACAAAATGTTTGACGGCGACTGGCTGTTAACCGTTGCAGCGTATAACAGCGGCGAAGGCCGTGTTATGCGGGCAATTAAAGCAAACAAAGCGCGTGGAAAACCGACGGATTTCTGGTCGCTTTCTTTGCCCAGAGAAACAAAACTCTACGTACCTAAGATGCTGGCATTGAGTGAAATTCTCAAAAACAGCAAACGCTACGGCGTACGTCTGCCAACAACAGATGAAAGCCGAGCGCTGGCACGAGTTCGTTTAAACAGTCCAGTTGAAATGGCGCAGGTTGCGGATATGGCGGGCATGTCTATCAGCAAGCTGAAGACGTTTAATGCCGGTGTAAAAGGGTCTACCTTAGGCGTAAGCGGTCCGCAATATGTTATGGTGCCCAAAAAGCATGCCGAGCAGTTGCGTGAGTCGCTGGCTTCCGGTGAGATTGACGCCGTTCAGTCCCAACTGATCGCCGACAATACGCCGTTGAATAGCCGTAGCTATAAGGTGCGCTCTGGCGATACGCTTTCCGGTATTGCTTCGCGGCTTGGCGTAAGCACGAAGGACTTGCAGCAGTGGAACAACCTGCGTGGTTCACGCCTGAAAATCGGGCAAAGCCTGACCGTGGGCGCTGGCAGCAGCGCGCAACGACTGGCAAACAATAGCGATAGCATTACCTATCGTGTCCGTAAAGGCGATTCGCTTTCCAGTATCGCCAGACGTCACGGGGTGAATATCAAAGATGTGATGCGCTGGAACCATGATACGGATAATCTACAACCGGGCGATCAGCTTACGTTGTTTGTGAAGGACAATAGCACGCCAGACTCCTGA
- the yafS gene encoding putative SAM-dependent methyltransferase (similar to E. coli orf, hypothetical protein (AAC73318.1); Blastp hit to AAC73318.1 (246 aa), 86% identity in aa 7 - 244) yields MKPARLSQTVVAPGCWGELPWGNYYREALEQQLNPWFAKMYGFHLLKIGNLSAEINSEACAVSHQVNVSSQGSPMQVLADPLHLPFADKSVDVCLLAHTLPWCTDPHRLLREADRVLIDDGWLVISGFNPLSLMGLRKLVPVLRKTPPYNSRMFTLMRQLDWLSLLNFEVLHYSRFHVLPWKKQGGRLLNTHIPALGCLQLIVARKRTIPLTLNPLRHNKSKTPIRQTVGATRQYRKPDG; encoded by the coding sequence ATGAAACCGGCAAGGCTCTCTCAAACTGTCGTTGCGCCCGGATGTTGGGGTGAGTTGCCCTGGGGCAATTACTACCGTGAGGCGCTGGAACAGCAGCTAAATCCGTGGTTTGCAAAAATGTATGGTTTCCATTTGCTTAAAATCGGTAATTTAAGCGCAGAAATCAATTCCGAAGCGTGCGCGGTCTCCCATCAGGTGAATGTTTCATCGCAGGGGTCGCCGATGCAGGTTCTGGCCGATCCGCTACATCTTCCTTTTGCAGATAAATCCGTCGATGTTTGTCTGCTGGCGCATACTTTGCCGTGGTGTACCGACCCGCACCGTTTATTGCGGGAAGCCGACCGCGTATTGATTGATGACGGTTGGCTGGTCATTAGTGGATTTAACCCGCTGAGTTTGATGGGGTTACGTAAACTGGTACCCGTTTTACGTAAAACACCGCCCTATAATAGTCGGATGTTTACCCTTATGCGGCAACTGGACTGGCTGTCTTTACTCAATTTCGAAGTGCTACATTATAGCCGTTTTCATGTCTTACCCTGGAAAAAGCAGGGGGGGCGGCTTTTAAATACGCATATCCCGGCGCTGGGCTGTTTACAGCTTATTGTGGCCCGTAAGCGGACCATCCCGCTTACGCTTAATCCGCTGCGACATAATAAAAGTAAAACCCCTATCCGCCAGACCGTTGGCGCCACCCGGCAATATCGCAAACCGGATGGCTAA
- the yafE gene encoding putative methyltransferase in menaquinone/biotin biosynthesis (similar to E. coli putative biotin synthesis protein (AAC73315.1); Blastp hit to AAC73315.1 (207 aa), 71% identity in aa 3 - 206), with product MTTHSHHDNVEKQFGSQANAYLHSAVHAAGRDLARLAQRLSDFSHASVLDMGCGAGHASFVAAQHANSVVAYDLSASMLEVVAGAAEERHLSNITLRQGYAEKLPFEDASFEVVISRYSAHHWHDVGQALREVNRVLKPGGVLIIMDVMSPGHPVRDIWLQTVEALRDTSHVRNYSSGEWLAMVNNAMLVTNTVITDRLSLEFRSWVTRMRTPAPLVEAIRLYQASAPVEVKRYFELQDDGSFSSDTIMLEAHKAV from the coding sequence ATGACAACGCATTCCCACCATGACAATGTTGAAAAGCAGTTTGGTTCACAGGCGAACGCCTATTTACATAGCGCCGTTCACGCAGCGGGTCGTGACTTAGCGCGGCTGGCGCAAAGGTTGTCTGATTTTTCCCACGCGAGCGTACTGGATATGGGATGTGGGGCTGGACACGCGAGTTTTGTCGCTGCGCAACATGCCAACTCGGTCGTGGCATACGATTTATCCGCCAGCATGCTTGAGGTTGTCGCTGGAGCGGCGGAAGAAAGACATTTAAGTAATATTACTCTCCGGCAAGGCTATGCCGAAAAACTGCCCTTTGAAGATGCATCGTTTGAGGTGGTGATTAGCCGCTATTCCGCGCATCACTGGCACGACGTTGGTCAGGCATTGCGTGAGGTTAATCGTGTATTAAAGCCCGGTGGCGTGCTGATTATCATGGATGTCATGTCGCCTGGACATCCTGTACGCGATATCTGGCTGCAAACGGTGGAGGCGTTACGCGACACGTCGCATGTCCGTAACTATTCCAGTGGCGAATGGCTGGCGATGGTCAATAACGCGATGCTGGTAACGAATACCGTGATAACAGATCGTTTATCGCTGGAGTTTCGCTCATGGGTAACGCGGATGCGTACGCCAGCGCCGTTGGTTGAGGCGATTCGATTATATCAGGCGAGCGCCCCGGTAGAGGTGAAGCGTTATTTTGAGTTGCAGGATGACGGTTCGTTTAGCAGCGATACTATCATGCTGGAAGCGCATAAAGCGGTATAG
- a CDS encoding putative cytoplasmic protein, translated as MTGALNQAQKTPWRYGFLNLMRRVDAQLCDTPAGSIWQPRMEKFRLGQTPTMTFAPREIAQVSWQDGRLHLSLYSLGLWGPNGPLPLHYTELALNRSESRHDPTLVHFSNIFHHRWLTQFWQAWRSAQSAGGGLDKPEHDRFAFYIASLSGQDLRESAESPLSDHVRLAASAHLVRESRNPDGLAATLAHYFSVPFAVKEFALHWITVANDEITRLGTPAQSSVLGNGALIGQAVPDMQYKFRLIIGPLTLEDYLRFLPGGNNLPVLTELVRTFIGFEYCWEIELQLKPHAAPPAVIGGAQRLGWTAWAGKAMHDRPVTGMIFEPEHGLTH; from the coding sequence ATGACCGGCGCTCTCAACCAGGCGCAGAAAACCCCCTGGCGTTACGGATTCCTGAACCTGATGCGGCGCGTGGATGCCCAGCTCTGTGATACTCCGGCAGGCAGTATCTGGCAGCCACGGATGGAAAAATTCCGTCTGGGACAGACGCCGACGATGACCTTTGCGCCACGGGAAATCGCCCAGGTCAGCTGGCAGGATGGACGCCTGCACCTGAGCCTGTACAGCCTCGGACTATGGGGGCCAAACGGCCCGTTGCCGCTGCACTATACCGAGCTGGCACTGAACCGCTCAGAGAGTCGTCACGATCCGACGCTGGTTCATTTTTCCAATATTTTTCACCACCGCTGGCTGACGCAGTTCTGGCAGGCATGGCGCAGCGCCCAGTCCGCTGGTGGCGGGCTGGACAAACCGGAACACGACCGTTTTGCGTTTTATATCGCCAGTCTCAGCGGGCAGGATCTACGGGAAAGCGCCGAAAGCCCGCTGTCAGATCATGTTCGCCTGGCAGCCTCCGCCCATCTGGTACGCGAATCGCGCAATCCTGACGGGCTGGCCGCCACGCTGGCGCACTATTTCAGCGTACCTTTTGCGGTGAAAGAATTCGCCCTGCACTGGATAACGGTGGCGAACGATGAAATCACCCGTCTGGGCACGCCCGCGCAGTCTTCGGTGCTGGGCAACGGGGCGCTTATCGGCCAGGCCGTACCGGATATGCAGTACAAATTCCGGCTAATTATCGGCCCGCTCACGCTGGAGGATTACCTGCGTTTTCTGCCCGGCGGCAACAATCTGCCCGTGCTGACAGAACTGGTGCGTACGTTCATCGGTTTTGAATATTGCTGGGAAATTGAGCTGCAGTTGAAGCCTCATGCCGCACCGCCTGCGGTGATCGGCGGCGCGCAGCGGCTTGGCTGGACGGCCTGGGCAGGTAAAGCCATGCATGACCGTCCGGTGACCGGCATGATTTTTGAACCTGAACACGGCTTAACCCACTGA
- the gloB gene encoding hydroxyacylglutathione hydrolase (similar to E. coli probable hydroxyacylglutathione hydrolase (AAC73317.1); Blastp hit to AAC73317.1 (251 aa), 78% identity in aa 1 - 251) produces MNLNSIPAFQDNYIWVLTNDEGRCVIVDPGEAAPVLKAIAEHKWMPEAIFLTHHHHDHVGGVKELLQHFPQMTVYGPAETQDKGATHLVGDGDTIRVLGEKFTLFATPGHTLGHVCYFSRPYLFCGDTLFSGGCGRLFEGTPSQMYQSLMKINSLPDDTLICCAHEYTLANIKFALSILPHDSFINEYYRKVKELRVKKQMTLPVILKNERKINLFLRTEDIDLINEINKETILQQPEARFAWLRSKKDTF; encoded by the coding sequence ATGAATCTTAACAGTATTCCCGCGTTTCAGGACAATTACATCTGGGTGCTGACCAATGATGAAGGCCGCTGTGTGATTGTTGATCCCGGCGAAGCGGCCCCCGTCTTAAAGGCCATTGCTGAACATAAGTGGATGCCGGAGGCGATTTTTTTGACGCATCACCATCACGACCATGTTGGCGGAGTCAAAGAGCTGTTGCAACACTTCCCGCAAATGACGGTTTATGGACCGGCGGAAACGCAAGACAAGGGAGCAACCCATCTTGTTGGCGATGGCGATACTATTCGCGTTTTAGGCGAGAAATTTACTCTTTTTGCCACGCCGGGCCACACGTTAGGACACGTCTGTTACTTTAGCCGCCCTTACTTATTCTGCGGCGACACGCTGTTTTCCGGCGGCTGTGGTCGACTGTTTGAAGGCACGCCATCACAGATGTATCAGTCACTTATGAAAATTAACTCTCTGCCTGACGACACGCTCATTTGCTGCGCTCACGAATACACTTTAGCTAACATTAAGTTCGCATTGAGCATACTTCCGCACGATTCGTTCATAAATGAATATTATCGTAAAGTTAAAGAGTTACGTGTAAAAAAACAAATGACATTACCCGTTATTCTTAAAAATGAGCGTAAGATTAATCTTTTTTTAAGAACTGAAGATATTGATTTAATTAACGAAATAAACAAAGAAACAATATTGCAACAACCAGAAGCGCGTTTTGCATGGTTAAGGTCAAAGAAAGACACGTTCTGA
- a CDS encoding putative cytoplasmic protein, whose translation MSTSRFTPANHLLPTLFDRLCDNAPYQKIDRDISVTPVQLKEIIRRDLSFLLNTISHEGDIDARRYPQAAASVLNYGLPPLAGSFMYEHKWDDISEAIRRAIIRFEPRLNAATLRVTPLLDKTRQGSYNTLQFEIRGQILTQPYPTEFLVRSALDMELSRITFF comes from the coding sequence ATGAGCACGTCTCGTTTTACACCCGCTAACCACCTGCTGCCCACGCTGTTTGATCGGCTGTGTGACAATGCTCCGTATCAGAAAATTGACCGGGATATCAGCGTCACGCCGGTACAACTGAAGGAGATCATTCGCCGGGATCTCTCCTTTTTGCTCAATACCATTAGCCACGAGGGTGACATCGACGCCCGGCGCTATCCGCAGGCGGCGGCGTCAGTGCTCAACTATGGCCTGCCGCCGCTGGCGGGCAGCTTTATGTATGAGCATAAGTGGGACGATATCAGCGAGGCGATCCGGCGCGCCATTATCCGTTTCGAACCCCGGCTGAACGCCGCCACACTCAGGGTCACGCCCTTGCTCGATAAAACCCGGCAGGGTAGCTATAACACGCTACAGTTTGAAATTCGCGGACAAATTCTGACGCAGCCGTATCCCACGGAGTTTCTGGTACGCAGCGCGCTGGATATGGAGCTGAGCCGCATTACGTTCTTTTAA
- the dnaQ gene encoding DNA polymerase III, epsilon subunit (3-5 exonucleolytic proofreading function; DNA polymerase III, epsilon chain. (SW:DP3E_SALTY)), whose product MSTAITRQIVLDTETTGMNQIGAHYEGHKIIEIGAVEVINRRLTGNNFHVYLKPDRLVDPEAFGVHGIADEFLLDKPVFADVVDEFLDYIRGAELVIHNASFDIGFMDYEFGLLKRDIPKTNTFCKVTDSLALARKMFPGKRNSLDALCSRYEIDNSKRTLHGALLDAQILAEVYLAMTGGQTSMTFAMEGETQRQQGEATIQRIVRQASRLRVVFASEEELAAHESRLDLVQKKGGSCLWRA is encoded by the coding sequence ATGAGCACTGCAATTACACGACAGATTGTCCTCGATACCGAAACCACCGGTATGAATCAGATAGGCGCGCACTATGAAGGTCACAAGATTATTGAGATCGGTGCGGTTGAGGTGATAAACCGTCGTCTGACCGGCAACAATTTTCATGTTTACCTGAAGCCCGATCGCCTTGTCGATCCAGAGGCTTTTGGCGTACACGGTATTGCCGATGAGTTTCTGCTGGATAAGCCGGTTTTTGCTGATGTGGTCGATGAGTTTCTTGATTATATCCGCGGCGCGGAGCTGGTCATCCATAACGCATCGTTCGATATCGGCTTTATGGATTATGAGTTTGGTCTGCTTAAACGCGATATTCCTAAAACCAATACTTTCTGCAAAGTTACCGACAGCCTGGCGTTGGCGCGGAAAATGTTCCCCGGCAAGCGTAACAGCCTTGATGCACTGTGTTCGCGTTATGAGATAGATAATAGCAAACGTACTTTGCACGGCGCATTGCTCGATGCCCAGATCCTTGCTGAAGTGTATCTGGCGATGACGGGCGGACAAACGTCCATGACGTTTGCGATGGAAGGAGAGACGCAACGGCAGCAAGGTGAGGCGACCATTCAGCGAATCGTTCGCCAGGCCAGCCGGTTACGGGTCGTTTTTGCCTCTGAGGAAGAGCTGGCTGCGCATGAATCGAGGCTTGATCTGGTGCAGAAAAAGGGCGGAAGTTGCCTTTGGCGGGCGTAA